Within the Catenulispora sp. GP43 genome, the region TGCGATTCACAGTTCATCGATGCTCCACGGCGGTGCCGGGTGTGCACGCGGCGGATCGGAGTCACCCGCTTGCCGCAGTACGATCACCCAGCTGCGCTACCGCCGACCCGACGGCAGGCCTGGAAACGGGCGGGCGATCCATCCGAACGGCTCACCAGAAAAGCCCCGCGTGCGCTACAGGCCCGGTTTACCGGACCGATTCGTTCCAGGCCCCCGTTCGCTACCGGCCCGCGCGGGCCGCGGCCGCCATCCGCCGCGCCGCCATGAAGATCGTTCCCGACTCGGGCCCGCCGGGCTGGCCGAGCAGGACCCCGTACGCCAGGCGGTCGCGGTCGTGCCCGGCGCCCTGGCGCACGGCGAACATCAGGCAGGAGCCGGCCGCGGAGGTCCAGCCGGTCTTCGTGCCGACGAAGCCGTCGGTTCCCAGCAGCGGGTTCGAGTTGCGCACTTTCCCGGCCACCGGCACCGCTGCCGACTTCTCGCCGACCACGCCGGCCAGCACCGGGTTCGCCATCGCGTTCTGGTCGAGCCGCAGCAGGTCGGGGGCCGTCGAGACGGTCGCGGTGTTCACGCCCGCCGGGTCGGCGTAGTGCGTGTTGTCCATTCCCACCTGCGCGGCGGTCTCGTTCATCCGCGCCACGAAGCCGTCGATGCTGCCGGCGTCCCACCGGGCAAGGATGCGGGCCATGTCGTTGGCGGAGGGCAGGAGCATCGCCTCCAGCGCCTTGTGCTCGCTGATCTGCTCGCCGGCGGCCACCGGGATCACCGATTCGCCGTTGCGGCGCGCCGCGTGGTACGCGCTGACCTCCGATGCCAGGACCGTGATCATCGGGCCCTGCTCACCGGGCTTCAGCGGATGGTCCGCCAGGACCCGGTAGGCCGTCATGACCTTGGTGACGCTGGCGATCGGCTGCGGCTTGGCCACCGGGCCGCTGACCGTGAGGCGCCCGGCCGACCACAGGGCCGCCTGGCCGGTCGCCGGCAGCGCGGAGGAGACGGGGCGGGCCTGGGCCGGCACGGCGGTGGCGGCGGGGACCGCGGCCAGCAGGACGGCGGTGCCCCAGCGCGTGACACGGTTCCGGAGAATCGATGTGTGCATGTGAGGTGATTATTCCGGTTTGCGGCGATCTGGCGTCACGACACGACAGCGGTTGCCAGGGTTTTGATGGTCCGGCGTCCCTGCCGGGCCGGCGGCCCGCCGTGCCAAACCTCCGAGCGGACAAACAGGTGATACGCACTGGCAAACGGGTGGCTCTCAGGACCGCGCCGGTAGATCAGACTACGTACTGTCCATCTATCGGATATGGCCACAACCCCAGACTCCGCATCGCGGCGCCGGGATCGGCAGCGTCCGACCGGGGCCCGCCGTGCCGCGATCTTCCTGGCGGCGTGCTCGGCGGTGTTCGCCGTCGCCGCGCCGTCCACCGCCGAGGCCGCCGCCACGCGAGCGGTGTCGCCGCACTGCCCCCAGTTGACGCGCAAAGTCGTCTGCGTCGACCAGAACCATCAGACGCTGTGGGTCCAGCAGGGCCACAAGGTCGTCTTCCCGGCGGTGCGGATCCGCACCGGCATGCCCGGGCGCCGGACCCCGGACGGCCTGTTCCACATCTGGCTGCGCAACCGCCACCAGTACTCGCACCTGTTCCACGAGCCGATGCCGTTCAGCAGCTTCTTCCACGGCGACTACGCCCTGCACGGCAC harbors:
- a CDS encoding L,D-transpeptidase; this translates as MATTPDSASRRRDRQRPTGARRAAIFLAACSAVFAVAAPSTAEAAATRAVSPHCPQLTRKVVCVDQNHQTLWVQQGHKVVFPAVRIRTGMPGRRTPDGLFHIWLRNRHQYSHLFHEPMPFSSFFHGDYALHGTYQDVRRGGSNGCVNLTVADSARLFPMLGLGDVVYIWGHKPR
- a CDS encoding D-alanyl-D-alanine carboxypeptidase family protein, which translates into the protein MHTSILRNRVTRWGTAVLLAAVPAATAVPAQARPVSSALPATGQAALWSAGRLTVSGPVAKPQPIASVTKVMTAYRVLADHPLKPGEQGPMITVLASEVSAYHAARRNGESVIPVAAGEQISEHKALEAMLLPSANDMARILARWDAGSIDGFVARMNETAAQVGMDNTHYADPAGVNTATVSTAPDLLRLDQNAMANPVLAGVVGEKSAAVPVAGKVRNSNPLLGTDGFVGTKTGWTSAAGSCLMFAVRQGAGHDRDRLAYGVLLGQPGGPESGTIFMAARRMAAAARAGR